The DNA sequence CTCACCCTCAATCTCCAAGAAAACAAACTCTCCGGCCAAATCCCAAACTTCCTCGATTCCCTTCCACACCTCATACACTTAAACCTCTCCAACAACGAGCTCTCCGGCTTGCTGCCGGAGACTCTGCTTTCGCGATATGGCAACAGCAGCTTCTCCGGCAATCAAGCCCTCTGCGGGAAGACCCCTCTTCCCGACTGTTCAACCATCGCGGATAAGCCATCATCCCTTCCCAAAACAACCGTGCCGTCGAATCCCACCTCTCTCCCTCCGCCGCCGAAGAAGCACCACCACCGGCTGAGCACAGGCGAGATCATAGCTTTGGTGGCGGTGAATTTGCTGCTGCTACTGGTGATCGCGTCGTTTGGGATGCTGTGCTGCTGCTGCAAGGCCTCCACCGACGCGAGCTCGACCGTGGCCGGCAGCGACGGAAGGAAGCGGAGCAGCAGCTGCTCGAGAGCGAACGGAGACAGCGATGGCACCGACAAGAGCAAGCTCGTGTTTTTTGACAGGAAGAAGCAGTTTGAGCTGGATGAGCTTCTCCGAGCATCTGCGGAGATGCTCGGAAAAGGGAGCTTAGGTACGGTGTACCGAGCTGTTCTAGACGATGGCAGCGCCGTCGCCGTGAAGCGGCTCAAGGATTCGAATCCTTGCACTAGAAAAGAATTCGAGCAATACATGGATGTGATTGGAAAGCTTCGGCATCCAAATGTAGTGAGATTAAGAGCTTATTACTATGCCAGAGAAGAGAAGTTGCTTGTTTATGATTATCTGCCTAATGCCAGCCTTCATTCACTACTTCATGGTATGTAAtgcaaattatgaaattaaacttGTCTGTTTCCGGCAATGTTAGCTCTGTTTCTGACCATTTTTGTTATCGGAGTAGGGATGAGAGGGCCGGGAAGGATCCCGCTGGACTGGACGACGAGGATCAGCTTGATCCTCGGTGCAGCACGAGGGCTATCGAAAATCCATGAGGAATATGCAGGTTCAAGGATCCCTCATGGCAATGTGAGATCATCCAATGTTTTGTTGGACAAAAATGGCAATGCTTGCATTGCTGATTTCGGGCTGTCGTTGCTGCTGAACCCGGTCCATTCCATAGCTAGGCTGGGAGGGTACAGGGCACCAGAGCAGGGTGAGATCAAGCTCCTCTCGCAGAAGGCGGATGTGTATAGCTTCGGAGTTTTGCTGCTTGAAGTGCTCACCGGGAAAGCCCCTTTTCCTGCTGGGACGAAGGCcggggaggaggaggagttgGCAGTGGTGGATTTGCCCAACTGGGTGAGATCCGTGGTGAGGGATGAGTGGACGGCTGAGGTGTTCGATCAAGAACTGTTGAGGTACAAGAATATTGAGGAGGAGCTGGTGTCCATGCTGCATGTGGCGATGGCATGCGTAGTGGCGCAGCCAGAGAAGAGGCCGGCGATGAGGGAGGTGGTGAGGATGATAGAGGAGATAAGGGTGGAGCAGTCGCCGTTGGGGGAGGACTATGACGATTCGCGTAACTCACTCTCGCCATCGCTAGCCACCACTGAAGATGGATTCGTCTGAAATCGTCGTTGCTACTGAGCTTGCAGTGTCTCGTTGCagatttgtttgtttaattttgttattattggGGATGTTGCGTTGATCTTTAGTCACTCCAAATTCAGCTGTTGTGATTCAGTTTTATCATTTCCATGATTGTTGTGAAAAGGGCTATGATATAGTTAATAATACATGTTGTTCTGCAAAAAGTTCTATATTCTTCAGTATTTACAATTGAGTTGAAGTCAACAATTAGTTTCTGAGATACTAATGCTGCTAACAACgtcataatttatttctttcttgcTAGTCTAAGACATGAAAtcatatgttaaaaaaattgtcatttgtCTTACGATCATACGGACATCCGACTAATCAAATTCAAgccaaataagaaaaaataattcaaggTATAACCTAAAGGGGGCTCAATCAAAGCCATATAAATACAGACGGCATTCTACACTATTGCACAAACAACTACTACATCATCTTTTAGGCTAATTAGAGTAGCATTGATAAACCTTACCAACTAAACATACAACAAGaagttaaattattaatgtGCCTATACTGAATTGAAGCCACATTCAACATATAGCACGTAATGTTAAGTAACTGGACCTGTTTGATCTATTAGAGTACCAACCCTTTCCCCACATAACGCCCTCGAAATATTTCCAGGCTCGTGAAGATTGAAGATGCCAACTgcaaagaaaaatagataaaaatcaACGTGTGAGACAGATAACCAACCTATTGGTGGAAAAAAATGGAGGATATGTAAGTTTTAGGACCTGGGATCCCATTTTCCTCGCAGAATGTCACAGCCATCATGTCCATTGGAGACGCCCCCCTCGAAGCCAATTCCCTGAAGGAAATATGCTCTGCCGCTATGCTATTATTTCTAGCATCGCAAACATATACACCTTCCATGTTTGTACCTTTCAGGACTGCATCAGCGTGAACTGCAAAGAATTAAGGCACATTGTGATTTGAGGAATACATAAGAAACCATTAGATAAAGGATGCCATTAAGCAAGGACATACTCTCTGATGCTCGAAGCGCTGCAGCTGTATCTGTGGAGAAGAGAGGATTCCCTGTGCCAGCGCCAATACCACCAAAAATTACAACTCTTCCTTTTTCAAGATGCCGAATTGCCCGTTGCCTACTGTAAGGCTCAGCAACCTCTGGCATAGAAAATGCACTCTGTACGCGCGTCTGCACGCCCAGTTTCTCCAGAGCAGACTGCAGTAGTATGGAATTCATCACAGTTGCCATCATTCTGATTGTAGATGCCATTGCCGGATCAGTGAAAGAACTCAAATAAGAACCATATACAGCTTCTAGCACACATACTCAAATAAGAACTAAAATAAGACTGATGACAGATTCATGCGGGGAAAAatggaattgaaattaatgttttgATAGGCATGTAAAAATTGAGAGCCAAAGTTTGaataagaaacaaagtaaagcATGCAAAACTGAATGTATAAGTCTTCAAGATCCGAGGAATTTAGTGCAAAATCGAAAAATTAACTCATAAAAAGCAAAAGGCAAGCTTACCCAATCTGATATGCAGTACACCTATCCAAGCCAGTTTGCTCAACCCATGCGTCCCCACAAAAGAAGTTGCGACCACCAACTACTATAGCTAcctaagattaaatttttgaaagaagGACAAAGAAGTtgaaagtaaaagaaaaaaagaaaaagaaatgaagattACATGGCAGGAAATTTAAAGACAACCTTGCGAATAGAAGGCTTTAAACTAGTACCTGAACACCAACATGGCATGCTATTGAAACTTCTGTTGCAATCAGCATGGCCACCTATAATATGTCAAAGAGATCAAGCAATTCAAACTCCAGATTCAGGAGCAGAGACAGCAGGAATTCAAAGACATTCAACAACAAAGAGGGGACAAGGTTATTGAGCAAGTTATACATGTATAATGAAGTACATATACAATCAAGTTAGCGGCTATTCTTTTATAGGCATCAACACATAGCAATTCACTCCGAAGGAGAAAAGGTTATAGATTTGAGGAGATATAGCGTTTGCAATTGCAGCAAGCCGGAAAGGTACCCCTTCACTATATCAATTAGGTTCACATCCATAGATAGCACAATTTCATGGCATATGATGGAACTAAAGATGCATGGACTCTCCGGAGGCAAATAGAGTCAAGCGAAATTAAGTTAGAAATAAACCTTCGGTTCAATATTGTTAGGAGCACTTCCAGCTAGAGCAGCTCCACTAATTTTCAACACGACTCTCCTCCATCTGAGGTTATTTGATGGTTTCGACTTCATGCTGTTAATCTGACTACCAGAACAATTGACTATTGTTCCTAGTCTGCCCCAAAACAGTTCAACATtaggagaaaataaataacccACGGATCCTTgatagattaaataaaattgctCATTCGACTGTGTACCTCTTGGTCTGCCTAGTCGAGTACGACACCCCTCCGGCGCCAGACGATTTCTCCTCCTCGACGGCAGCTTTGGCAGCGATACAATTGCCGACGATTTGCTCCATCTGTTTAAACCACGGCCAGTGGCTGGTCAACACGCCGCCGTTGCTCAGCCGGTGCCTCTCAAGCTTATACCGCTTCTTCAAGTTATCGACCTTGTTCTTACACTGCTCCACGCTCTTGGACTGATTCTCGCACCTCTCGCTGACCATGGCTGCCACCTCCTCCCAATCCCGGCCCCTCAGATTGCCCCGGTTCAGCTGCACGAATTTCTCGCTGTACGCCTCAAGCAGGCACGAGATCGCCGTGTCGCTCCACTCCTCCCTGTCCTTGCGGTAGTCTCCGCCAGCACTGGCGGAGGAGGGCAATCTGGTCCTTTTGGAGGTGCCGCTGTGGATGTCATCTCGATCGGTGAGGCGCTTGGTCGATAGCGAGTTCGGATCGGAATCGAAAGGGTCGGAATCGTGTTCGTACGGGTGGATCTGGTATGGggaggcggtggcggtggaggGCGGGGCAGAGTTAGGGTTTTGGGGGTCGTCGAGGAGGGAAAAGTCGTCGTCACAAGCGGCCATGGACGGCGTCAGCTGACGGAAACGGAGACGGACGTGAAAACGTGGCGCCGTTAAAGGATAATGGAATTTGGGAAATTTTGCAGGTGTTAGCCTGTTAGGGGTAGGGGCGCTGCCCAAGTGGCGTTACATTCGTGACGAGTCCGTTAGGTGGGCACGTGAGTGGGCCCATTTTCGCCTTATAATTTTGGATCTAATTTTAAATCTATattaataaagttatttttctactattttataaagaattgtttttattattttagaaagtataaataaattaattgtgttatttctattttgaacaaaatgtaattttttttattttatttttttttactttatttactatttatttaaaatgttatgtGGTGAAGAAAAATACCTTTATATAAAACGAAGAGAGTATAGCAGAAGCCTAATTTGTCTTTAGTACCTGTTTTCTCtactcaattaaattaattgaagtgAATTGACACTACTCCCTGTTAAATAAGTTAACTGACTTAATTGAAGTGAATTAATACTACTCCGTGTAAAGTTTTCTTCTTTAATTGATTCAAAGTATTTATTAGATCTaaagttattttaattctactaATAAGCACTTCTCATTCCCATACGTGCTATATACATACGTGGCGTTTTCCactacttcatttattcatccAGTAAATATTCAACGTgtcataaatacaaaaattgacAAGGTTCCGATTTAATTATCTATGGACAAGAAATAATGGAACAATTCGCTTCTAGCGCCGGTAATATTTGCCATATTTGGAAGATGCCTAAATCaagtcacatttttcttaatagtTTATCTGAATTAAAAcgacacatttcattttccgcTAACTTTCTCCATGTAATTAATACATCCAactacattttctctcttcaattaaatacattagttaataactcctaaaatctcatgtcgactaaaaaatgtgtcatGGAAGGAAGAGAGTACCTCAtgaatatctttattttaaataaaaataaacaggattttataaatatcacattGAGCTCGACTTGTGCAAAATTCCACGTTTTTTAACAACAAACaagaaaccaaaaataatgcTCGTGAAAGTGGTACCTTGTGGAACCTACGTTGTACCCAAGAGGTGGAAAGCGTAAACCAGGGAGGGATGTTTTCGTTGGCAAAAAGAAATCTTAGAGAGAGAGACTAGAAACAAGTTGCACTATATAGCCACCAAATCAATTCTATAATTTTCTGCTTCAATTACTGCTACTCGCAAGAAATCGAAGACAATCAAGATGCATTCAAATCATTTGCTGCTCGAGGAGCCAATCCGGATGGCCACCATCCTTGAGCCATCCAAACCGGTATCACTTTTCgctgttttgatttttgagcgGATCGATACTAGCCGTTTGCGGTTTGGATTTCTGTCACTCATCTGCTGGTGTATATGCAGAGTTTCTTCCCTGCTATGACGAAGATCGTCGGGACGCTCGGCCCGCGCTCTCGATCCGTAGAAGTTATTTCCGATTGCCTTAAGACTGGAATGTCCGGTAATTGATTCAACCTTTTAGTTATTTCCGATTGCCTTAAGACTGGAATGTCTGGTAATTGAttcaaccttttttttttggagatatttatctttttgtaTTTATCCTATTCTGGATTTTGATCGTAtttagtttgttattttttttttttgtttttttgttaattttccgAACGTGGCAGTTGCgagatttgatttttcatgGGGCGATGCGGACTCTCACCAGGAGACTTTGGAGAATCTGAAGACTGCAATTAAGAGCACTACGAAACTCTGTGCTGTAAGTCTATTGAACTATtggattttataattatttgattttgaattattttttcatatttacaGCTGGAGAGACTGAAATAAAGCATGCAAATTTGATGATGTTGGGTTTGAACATGTTTTCAGGTTATGCTAGACACCGTAGGTGCTGAAATGCAAGTTGTTAATAAGCGTGAGACATCTATAACACTTAAAGCCGAAGACAAGGTTACTTTGACTCCTGATCAAGGTCAAGAAGCGACATCTGCAGTTTTGCCGATCAACTTTGCTGGATTGGCTAAGGTTCTCTAACTATTTTCCTAGTGCAATTTGTTTGCTGTTTAACCCATCCACTGTTGTCAATTTGTGATTCGAAGGAGCAAGTTTATTTGCTTTACtgttatgaatttttttatatgtttaaagCAACATTATTTACAGCTGCTATTGTTGCCTGAGCTGCTAATATGATTCTAGCTATCACTATCACTGTCTGTGTTACTTCTAAGAGTACTACTCCATTCTTTCGACATCATTAATTTGCTCTAGGCCTCTTTCATGTTGTACATCCTAATCAAGGTCCATGTTTGCAGGCTGTAAAGAAGGGTGACACCATTTTTGTCGGTCAGTACCTATTCACGGGAAGTGAGACGACTTCTGTATGGCTGGAGGTAGGAGGTGTACATATGTagtgtttttcattttttaagttcTCCTAGTTGTGTTGTCCCATTCTATTAATCACTCTCACATGTCTAGCTGTCTTTGCAATGTCAGTGGGCTTGTCTGAATCAGTTTTCTATTATTGATTTgcttctccttttctttttttcctacATTACCTATGTGTACTTGGTTCTTGAGTTTGTTCATCTTCCTCCGGATTTTTTCGCCCTGATTccattttgaataaattcttGTGATAGAATCGAACATGAGCCTGTATACACTAAGTACACTTTCTTTTGCATTTTATGCCTTATGCTTGatatataattagttatttcagtgatatttattacttttcATTTGTGATTTGGCTGGCAGGTTGATGAAGTCAAGGGGGATGATGTGGTTTGTGTTACCAAGAACTCTGCGACCTTGGCAGGATCACTATTTACATTGCATGCTTCACAAATTCGAATTGATTTGCCTACTCTATCTGAAAAGGACAAGGAGGTGAGTTCTGCAAACCTTGCAATAACTGTTTGACTTGCAAGGGgtttaaatatgattttaacCACAATATGATTCTAAATGACTCATTGTTGAAATTAGCAGTAAATGGTTCGCACTTCCAAACTTTATCAAGGGgtttaaatatg is a window from the Salvia hispanica cultivar TCC Black 2014 chromosome 1, UniMelb_Shisp_WGS_1.0, whole genome shotgun sequence genome containing:
- the LOC125200705 gene encoding leucine-rich repeat receptor-like protein kinase PXC1 — translated: MDLLFSFLLLSTSLLHSSAANDTAALASFRSQTDLHGALLSNWTPTTTPCTANWLGITCTNGRVAAVSLPFLNLRGPIAALSSLDQLRFLDLRGNRLNDSLSPLAQCLNLKLLYLSGNDFSAEIPPQFSSLHRLLRLDLSNNNLRGPIPSQLSNLSRLLTLNLQENKLSGQIPNFLDSLPHLIHLNLSNNELSGLLPETLLSRYGNSSFSGNQALCGKTPLPDCSTIADKPSSLPKTTVPSNPTSLPPPPKKHHHRLSTGEIIALVAVNLLLLLVIASFGMLCCCCKASTDASSTVAGSDGRKRSSSCSRANGDSDGTDKSKLVFFDRKKQFELDELLRASAEMLGKGSLGTVYRAVLDDGSAVAVKRLKDSNPCTRKEFEQYMDVIGKLRHPNVVRLRAYYYAREEKLLVYDYLPNASLHSLLHGMRGPGRIPLDWTTRISLILGAARGLSKIHEEYAGSRIPHGNVRSSNVLLDKNGNACIADFGLSLLLNPVHSIARLGGYRAPEQGEIKLLSQKADVYSFGVLLLEVLTGKAPFPAGTKAGEEEELAVVDLPNWVRSVVRDEWTAEVFDQELLRYKNIEEELVSMLHVAMACVVAQPEKRPAMREVVRMIEEIRVEQSPLGEDYDDSRNSLSPSLATTEDGFV
- the LOC125200706 gene encoding uridylate kinase translates to MAACDDDFSLLDDPQNPNSAPPSTATASPYQIHPYEHDSDPFDSDPNSLSTKRLTDRDDIHSGTSKRTRLPSSASAGGDYRKDREEWSDTAISCLLEAYSEKFVQLNRGNLRGRDWEEVAAMVSERCENQSKSVEQCKNKVDNLKKRYKLERHRLSNGGVLTSHWPWFKQMEQIVGNCIAAKAAVEEEKSSGAGGVSYSTRQTKRLGTIVNCSGSQINSMKSKPSNNLRWRRVVLKISGAALAGSAPNNIEPKVAMLIATEVSIACHVGVQVAIVVGGRNFFCGDAWVEQTGLDRCTAYQIGMMATVMNSILLQSALEKLGVQTRVQSAFSMPEVAEPYSRQRAIRHLEKGRVVIFGGIGAGTGNPLFSTDTAAALRASEIHADAVLKGTNMEGVYVCDARNNSIAAEHISFRELASRGASPMDMMAVTFCEENGIPVGIFNLHEPGNISRALCGERVGTLIDQTGPVT